The following proteins are co-located in the Paenibacillus sp. FSL H8-0079 genome:
- a CDS encoding MFS transporter, whose translation MNVRKKGLMLAVGLGIMLNPLNSSMISVAISRLQLVYQLDFTAVSWIILSFYIASAVAQPVMGKCSDLFGRRKIFLMGLVIVFVSSMLAPWSPSFSWLIVFRIIQSIGTSMMVAVGMAIVRINVTDKQASALSTLAIFLSGAAAIGPFIGGVLIHWWDWHSIFIVNIPFVLASFMFAWKTIPKDEQSPSISGHMSIRQWLALIDAPGILLFTVALVALLIGLLSVNSTGNISTWHLLTGGMGLIALAMFIRHELKADTPFIPLRTFARHPEMTWVNVQYMLVNILFYALFFGVPTYLKQVRHLNEVYTGISMLALGLCSVIIAPIAGRWIDRSGSRPALIVSASLMTLGSILIAVMNETSPIVIVIVALALFGISNGLNAVGMQAALFKSTPKEMIGVASGIFNTSRYLGTILSSLLIGIVMGDTFNVTGFQMLGVILTVLAASLIIMSVRREADAVNPEQISK comes from the coding sequence ATGAACGTTCGAAAAAAAGGATTGATGTTAGCTGTTGGACTCGGAATCATGTTGAATCCGTTAAATTCCTCCATGATTTCTGTGGCTATTTCAAGATTGCAACTCGTGTATCAACTTGATTTTACAGCCGTTTCGTGGATTATTTTATCATTTTACATTGCCAGTGCCGTTGCTCAACCGGTCATGGGCAAGTGTAGTGATTTGTTTGGTCGCAGGAAGATCTTCCTCATGGGTCTTGTTATTGTTTTCGTATCGTCCATGTTAGCTCCATGGTCTCCCAGCTTTTCGTGGCTCATCGTATTCCGGATCATTCAATCGATTGGCACAAGCATGATGGTGGCCGTCGGAATGGCGATTGTCAGAATAAACGTGACTGACAAGCAAGCCTCCGCCTTGTCCACTTTGGCAATATTCCTCTCCGGAGCAGCTGCGATCGGGCCCTTTATTGGTGGAGTATTGATTCATTGGTGGGACTGGCACAGCATATTCATCGTTAATATTCCGTTTGTCTTGGCAAGCTTTATGTTCGCTTGGAAAACAATTCCGAAGGACGAGCAATCTCCGTCTATCTCTGGTCATATGTCCATTCGGCAATGGCTCGCGTTAATTGATGCACCAGGTATTTTGTTGTTTACGGTAGCTTTGGTAGCTCTGCTTATCGGCTTACTCTCAGTCAACTCCACTGGAAATATTTCAACGTGGCATCTGCTGACAGGGGGGATGGGATTAATCGCACTCGCCATGTTCATCCGACATGAATTAAAAGCAGACACGCCTTTTATCCCTCTGCGAACGTTTGCTAGACATCCCGAAATGACGTGGGTCAATGTGCAATACATGCTGGTGAACATCCTGTTTTACGCTCTTTTTTTTGGAGTTCCTACGTACTTGAAGCAGGTACGTCATCTCAACGAAGTCTATACAGGAATTAGCATGCTAGCCTTGGGGTTATGTTCAGTCATCATTGCTCCAATCGCAGGACGCTGGATTGACAGATCGGGATCACGGCCAGCACTTATCGTATCCGCTTCTTTAATGACATTAGGCTCTATATTAATCGCCGTCATGAATGAAACTTCCCCAATCGTCATTGTCATTGTTGCTTTAGCTTTATTTGGGATAAGTAACGGCTTAAATGCGGTTGGCATGCAAGCAGCTCTGTTCAAAAGCACACCCAAAGAAATGATCGGTGTTGCATCGGGTATTTTTAATACGTCACGCTACCTGGGGACCATCTTATCGTCGTTATTAATTGGGATCGTCATGGGAGATACATTCAATGTGACAGGATTTCAGATGCTTGGAGTCATCCTTACGGTGCTTGCTGCATCACTGATCATCATGAGCGTACGTCGCGAGGCAGATGCGGTGAATCCGGAGCAAATAAGCAAGTAA
- a CDS encoding cytochrome ubiquinol oxidase subunit I — protein sequence MAIDTVLWSRLVTGLTLGFHVIFATLGVGVPLMIAIAEFIGIRKKDHHYILMAKRWSRGFVISVAVGVVTGTAISLQLALVWPNFMKLAGNVIALPLFMEVFAFFFEAIFLGIYLYTWDRFKNPYIHWLLTIPIVAGAGMSAVFITTVNGFMNQPEGFVMEAGQFMAVNPVQAMLNTATFSKVFHVLSSAYLTGAALLAGIAAFAMLRKGVSAYHKKGLNLMMAVVLVFSLLNSLAGDVSAKFLAEHQPEKLAAAEWHFETESGADLILLGWLNAEHEIIGALHLPKVLSFLAFGDFNAEVTGLNEFPPDEHPPLLVHYLFDLMAGIGFALLAISSLYFLLVFWKKRNQFNKWMLRMVALSAPLAFLAVEMGWFYAEVGRQPWIIRGYMRVEEAATSSPSVRILFFVFLLLYILLGVMCVVVLRRLFNNNPADLEMEKWLKEKHDQSAKKGGQA from the coding sequence ATGGCTATTGATACGGTGTTATGGAGCAGACTGGTGACGGGTTTAACGCTCGGGTTCCACGTGATTTTTGCAACGCTTGGTGTCGGCGTACCATTGATGATCGCTATTGCAGAGTTCATCGGCATTCGGAAGAAGGATCACCATTACATACTTATGGCGAAGAGGTGGTCCAGAGGGTTTGTCATTTCTGTGGCGGTGGGTGTCGTGACAGGTACAGCGATCTCGCTGCAGTTGGCCCTGGTATGGCCGAATTTTATGAAACTGGCCGGGAATGTCATTGCATTGCCACTATTTATGGAAGTATTCGCATTCTTTTTTGAAGCAATATTCCTGGGCATTTATCTATACACGTGGGATCGGTTCAAAAATCCGTATATCCACTGGTTGCTAACCATTCCGATTGTCGCCGGGGCAGGCATGTCTGCTGTTTTTATCACAACAGTGAACGGATTCATGAACCAGCCTGAAGGTTTTGTCATGGAAGCAGGTCAATTCATGGCAGTGAACCCCGTGCAAGCGATGCTGAATACGGCGACGTTCTCCAAGGTGTTCCATGTATTAAGCTCAGCCTATCTGACAGGAGCTGCACTGTTAGCAGGAATTGCAGCCTTTGCGATGCTGAGAAAAGGGGTGTCGGCCTACCACAAGAAAGGCTTGAATCTCATGATGGCCGTAGTTTTGGTATTCAGTTTATTAAATTCTTTAGCTGGAGATGTATCTGCCAAGTTTTTGGCTGAGCATCAGCCGGAGAAACTCGCAGCTGCGGAGTGGCATTTCGAGACAGAAAGCGGCGCGGATTTGATTTTATTGGGATGGCTGAACGCTGAACATGAAATTATAGGTGCACTTCATTTGCCGAAAGTACTCAGCTTCCTAGCCTTTGGAGACTTTAATGCCGAAGTAACCGGGTTGAACGAATTTCCACCAGACGAGCATCCACCACTACTTGTGCATTACTTGTTCGACTTAATGGCTGGAATTGGTTTCGCTCTGCTTGCTATATCAAGTCTGTACTTCCTGTTGGTGTTCTGGAAGAAACGTAATCAGTTTAACAAGTGGATGCTTCGTATGGTTGCACTCAGTGCACCGCTTGCTTTTCTGGCCGTTGAGATGGGATGGTTCTATGCAGAAGTGGGGCGGCAGCCATGGATCATCCGAGGTTATATGCGAGTAGAAGAGGCCGCTACTTCTTCGCCGAGTGTGAGAATTTTATTTTTCGTCTTCTTGCTTCTGTACATCCTGCTAGGCGTTATGTGTGTCGTCGTACTGAGACGGTTGTTCAATAATAATCCTGCTGACCTTGAGATGGAGAAATGGTTGAAAGAGAAGCATGATCAATCAGCCAAGAAAGGGGGGCAGGCATAA
- a CDS encoding cytochrome d ubiquinol oxidase subunit II, protein MSYELIGISVLWLFLYGYLIVASIDFGAGFFAFYARLTKQDHLINRLISRYLSPVWEITNVFFVFFYIGIVGFFPDTAYYYGSALLVPGSIAVILLAIRGSFYAFENYGSKKSIVYLFLYGATGLLIPASLSVALTLSEGGFILKQGDTVSLDYWALFTNPLSWSIVGLAIVSVLFISGSFLTFYASRAEDHSALKLMRNYALFWSTPTIILALTAFIYLGQHNERHFQNMMDLWWLLALSVAFFMIAMWLLYNGRRYGLAFICIMLQFFTAFFAYGIGQYPYILDPYITIQSSATSPAMGFALVVVFIGGLCLLIPSLILVFKLFLFDADYVKGKK, encoded by the coding sequence ATGAGTTATGAATTGATTGGTATATCGGTACTTTGGCTGTTCTTGTACGGCTATCTTATTGTAGCTTCCATTGATTTTGGAGCAGGTTTCTTCGCCTTTTATGCACGCCTGACGAAGCAGGATCACCTGATTAATCGTCTGATCTCCCGTTATCTATCACCGGTCTGGGAGATCACCAATGTATTCTTTGTCTTTTTCTATATTGGTATCGTCGGGTTTTTCCCGGATACCGCTTACTATTATGGCTCCGCGCTGCTTGTTCCGGGAAGTATTGCCGTGATTCTACTTGCCATTCGTGGGTCGTTCTATGCTTTCGAAAATTATGGTTCCAAAAAAAGTATCGTATATCTGTTTTTATACGGAGCAACAGGTTTGCTTATTCCAGCGTCGTTGTCAGTGGCACTGACATTGTCTGAAGGTGGCTTTATTTTGAAGCAGGGGGATACGGTCTCCCTGGATTACTGGGCGCTGTTTACGAATCCGTTATCGTGGAGCATCGTTGGTCTAGCCATCGTGTCCGTATTGTTCATTAGCGGATCATTTCTCACATTTTACGCTTCTCGGGCAGAGGATCATTCGGCATTGAAGCTGATGCGGAACTATGCTTTGTTCTGGAGCACACCGACCATTATTCTCGCGCTGACTGCATTTATATATTTGGGTCAACACAATGAGCGTCATTTTCAAAATATGATGGATTTATGGTGGCTGCTGGCGCTTTCCGTTGCATTTTTCATGATCGCCATGTGGCTTTTATATAACGGACGCCGTTATGGTTTAGCTTTTATATGTATCATGCTGCAATTTTTCACAGCCTTTTTCGCTTACGGCATTGGGCAATATCCTTACATTCTTGATCCATACATCACCATTCAGAGCAGCGCCACATCGCCAGCGATGGGTTTCGCCCTAGTGGTCGTGTTTATCGGTGGTCTATGCCTGTTAATTCCTTCTCTGATTCTGGTCTTCAAACTGTTCCTGTTTGATGCGGATTATGTGAAAGGGAAAAAATAA